The Sebastes fasciatus isolate fSebFas1 chromosome 4, fSebFas1.pri, whole genome shotgun sequence genome window below encodes:
- the LOC141765564 gene encoding uncharacterized protein LOC141765564 isoform X2: protein MSLVSITLLHFRPRHFGATWTSSVVCHTLRDRHFTVFTKVHQESLTEIYQQAPSLPSINMTRDVVIQCLMVYLGESTDQLLKEYDDADEDSVSQDLAVQRMKIYNIKTNTSEVPGDIGIVIEGMKVLTALGNFPRACSLLVGLAYAVNLAYPKELRYTLEVFQKLFLKLDCLNLSPKVNSVKNKLLA from the exons ATGTCTTTGGTTTCAATCACTTTACTACACTTCCGCCCACGGCATTTTGGCGCCACATGGACTTCCAGCGTTGTCTGCCACACATTGAGGGACCGCCATTTTACCGTTTTCACAAAG GTGCATCAAGAGTCTTTGACTGAAATCTATCAACAG GCCCCAAGCCTTCCAAGCATCAACATGACCAGAGATGTTGTCATTCAGTGTTTGATGGTGTACCTTGGGGAATCGACGGATCAACTCTTAAAAGAGTATGAT GATGCTGATGAAGACAGTGTGTCACAGGACCTTGCTGTTCAGAGGATGAAAATCTACAACATCAAGACTAATACTTCAGAGGTTCCCGGCGACATCGGTATTGTGATCGAGGGCATGAAAGTTCTGACTGCTCTGGGTAACTTTCCAAGGGCTTGCTCCTTGCTCGTTGGGTTGGCATATGCAGTGAACCTCGCCTATCCAAAGGAGCTCAGGTACACGCTTGAAGTCTTCCAGAAACTCTTCCTCAAGCTGGATTGTTTGAATTTGTCCCCAAAAGTGAACAGCGTCAAGAATAAGCTACTAGCTTAA
- the LOC141765564 gene encoding uncharacterized protein LOC141765564 isoform X1, protein MTELRSWYFHQESRSVQSDDLTQKIQDEFHRITTVHLESKCMSKLDEYTPRLLNLFYSKGGTMGLRLQAILLKAPSLPSINMTRDVVIQCLMVYLGESTDQLLKEYDDADEDSVSQDLAVQRMKIYNIKTNTSEVPGDIGIVIEGMKVLTALGNFPRACSLLVGLAYAVNLAYPKELRYTLEVFQKLFLKLDCLNLSPKVNSVKNKLLA, encoded by the exons ATGACCGAATTGAGAAGTTGGTACTTCCATCAGGAATCCCGCAGTGTACAGTCAGATGATTTAACCCAGAAG ATCCAGGATGAGTTTCACAGAATCACAACTGTGCACCTTGAATCAAAGTGCATGTCCAAGCTGGATGAATACACTCCCAGGCTTCTGAACCTCTTCTACTCCAAGGGCGGAACCATGGGGTTGAGGCTGCAGGCTATCCTACTCAAG GCCCCAAGCCTTCCAAGCATCAACATGACCAGAGATGTTGTCATTCAGTGTTTGATGGTGTACCTTGGGGAATCGACGGATCAACTCTTAAAAGAGTATGAT GATGCTGATGAAGACAGTGTGTCACAGGACCTTGCTGTTCAGAGGATGAAAATCTACAACATCAAGACTAATACTTCAGAGGTTCCCGGCGACATCGGTATTGTGATCGAGGGCATGAAAGTTCTGACTGCTCTGGGTAACTTTCCAAGGGCTTGCTCCTTGCTCGTTGGGTTGGCATATGCAGTGAACCTCGCCTATCCAAAGGAGCTCAGGTACACGCTTGAAGTCTTCCAGAAACTCTTCCTCAAGCTGGATTGTTTGAATTTGTCCCCAAAAGTGAACAGCGTCAAGAATAAGCTACTAGCTTAA